From the Lysobacter sp. FW306-1B-D06B genome, one window contains:
- a CDS encoding YafY family protein — MRRADRLFLLIHALRGRRSALTAQRLAEELGVSLRTVYRDVADLQRSGVPIEGEAGVGYLLRKGSDIPPLMFTPDELEALVVGTRFVRAFGGKRLGREAAAALLKIEAVLPPELRERSSRTRIFAPEVDRLENSGLIDDLHAAVTGALVLRMSYRDNDARPTEREIEPLCLAFWGGSWTLGAWCRLRADFRNFRPDRIVSYSPTGETFVETRERGLAAYLKAVSGS; from the coding sequence ATGCGCCGCGCCGACCGCCTCTTCCTGTTGATCCATGCCCTGCGTGGACGCCGTTCCGCTCTCACCGCACAGCGACTGGCCGAGGAGCTCGGCGTGTCGTTGCGAACGGTGTACCGCGACGTCGCCGACCTGCAGCGCTCCGGTGTTCCCATCGAAGGCGAAGCGGGCGTGGGCTATCTGCTGCGTAAAGGCTCGGACATCCCGCCGCTGATGTTCACGCCCGACGAGCTCGAAGCCCTGGTGGTCGGCACGCGCTTCGTGCGTGCCTTCGGCGGCAAGCGGCTGGGGCGCGAGGCCGCGGCGGCGTTGCTGAAGATCGAAGCAGTGTTGCCGCCGGAGCTGCGCGAACGCAGTTCGCGCACGCGTATCTTCGCGCCGGAAGTGGACCGGCTCGAGAACAGCGGACTGATCGACGACCTGCACGCGGCGGTGACCGGCGCGCTGGTGCTGCGCATGAGCTATCGCGACAACGATGCGCGCCCGACGGAGCGCGAGATCGAACCGCTGTGCCTGGCCTTCTGGGGCGGCAGCTGGACGCTGGGCGCGTGGTGCCGGCTGCGCGCCGACTTCCGCAATTTCCGCCCCGATCGCATCGTCAGCTATTCGCCGACGGGGGAGACGTTCGTCGAGACGCGGGAGCGGGGGTTGGCGGCGTACTTGAAGGCGGTGAGTGGGTCGTGA
- a CDS encoding acetyl-CoA hydrolase/transferase family protein → MNDRIRHAGLREKRMSAEHAAALIQPGMTVAMSGFTGAGYPKAVPQALAAHIEDAHARGEAFRVKVLTGASTAPELDGVLARAEGIELRLPYQSDPSLRERINAGDLHYIDMHLSHVAQHTWFGFFGAVDVAVVEVTAITDDGHLVPSSSVGNNKTWLEQADKVILEVNRWQPAALEGMHDVYYGTALPPNRKPIPLLHPDDRIGEPWLRCDPSKVIAVVETDAPDRNSPFTPPDATSRQIAAHLLDFLAHEVRRGRLSPQLLPLQSGVGNITNAVLAGLGEAGYRDLTAFTEVIQDGMLDLLKRGVVRVASATSFSLSPAAIDEFLDHVDFYRERIVLRTQEISNHPELVRRLGCIAMNGMIEVDLYGNVNSTHVAGTKIMNGIGGSGDFARNAYLSVFMSPSTAKNGAISSIVPMASHVDHTEHDVMVIVTEQGVADLRGLSPKQRAQRVIDSCAHPDYRPMLQDYFDRARRESFGKHTPHLLGEALSWHERFVETGSMRV, encoded by the coding sequence ATGAACGACCGCATCCGCCACGCCGGCCTGCGCGAAAAGCGCATGTCCGCCGAGCACGCCGCCGCCCTGATCCAGCCCGGCATGACCGTGGCGATGAGCGGCTTCACCGGCGCCGGTTATCCCAAGGCCGTGCCGCAGGCCCTCGCGGCCCACATCGAGGACGCCCACGCACGCGGCGAGGCCTTCCGCGTGAAGGTGCTGACCGGCGCCTCGACCGCGCCGGAGCTCGACGGCGTTCTCGCCCGTGCCGAGGGCATCGAGCTGCGCCTGCCCTACCAGTCCGACCCCAGCCTGCGCGAGCGCATCAACGCCGGCGATCTTCACTACATCGACATGCATCTGAGCCATGTCGCGCAGCACACCTGGTTCGGGTTCTTCGGTGCGGTGGACGTGGCCGTGGTGGAGGTCACCGCGATCACCGACGACGGACACCTCGTGCCGTCCTCGTCGGTGGGCAACAACAAGACCTGGCTGGAGCAGGCCGACAAGGTCATCCTCGAAGTGAACCGCTGGCAGCCGGCCGCACTGGAAGGCATGCACGACGTCTACTACGGCACCGCGCTGCCGCCGAACCGCAAGCCGATCCCGCTGCTGCACCCGGACGACCGCATCGGCGAGCCGTGGCTGCGCTGCGATCCGTCGAAGGTCATCGCCGTGGTCGAGACCGACGCGCCGGATCGCAATTCGCCGTTCACGCCGCCGGATGCGACCTCGCGCCAGATCGCCGCGCACCTGCTCGACTTCCTCGCCCACGAAGTGCGCCGCGGCCGCCTGTCGCCGCAGCTGCTGCCGTTGCAATCGGGCGTGGGCAACATCACCAACGCGGTGCTGGCCGGACTGGGCGAGGCGGGTTACCGCGACCTCACCGCCTTCACCGAGGTGATCCAGGACGGCATGCTCGACCTGCTCAAGCGCGGCGTGGTGCGCGTGGCCTCGGCGACGTCGTTCTCGCTCAGCCCGGCGGCGATCGACGAATTCCTCGATCACGTCGACTTCTATCGCGAGCGCATCGTGCTGCGCACGCAGGAGATCTCCAACCACCCCGAACTCGTGCGCCGCCTGGGCTGCATCGCGATGAACGGCATGATCGAGGTCGACCTGTACGGCAACGTCAACTCCACGCACGTTGCCGGCACGAAGATCATGAACGGCATCGGCGGCAGCGGCGACTTCGCGCGCAACGCATACCTGTCGGTGTTCATGTCTCCGAGCACGGCGAAGAACGGCGCGATTTCCTCGATCGTGCCGATGGCCAGCCACGTCGACCACACCGAGCACGACGTGATGGTGATCGTCACCGAACAAGGCGTCGCCGACCTGCGCGGCCTGTCGCCGAAGCAGCGTGCGCAGCGCGTCATCGACTCGTGCGCGCATCCGGACTATCGGCCGATGCTGCAGGACTACTTCGACCGCGCCCGACGCGAGAGCTTCGGCAAGCACACGCCGCACCTGCTGGGCGAAGCGCTGTCGTGGCATGAGCGGTTCGTGGAGACGGGGTCGATGCGGGTGTAG
- a CDS encoding ATP-binding protein produces the protein MKARSLRWRLTWVSVKCVLVAWLIWLGCQAWQLSRAHYGFWDESQREVASQILESMPDGLKLLPARERPALPAGQRDHKMSWQVWVKGNNVVYSIAAPDEPLKPDFRDGFARRTISGQVWHVYSLTDPRRGLTVQVGRSKEMIANEVARWIGLSLLAAGLIFVLFVLTVWVVIGRSLRPVAALREALRARQPLDLTPLQAPGLPTEFSPLVDAFNDQLTRVDQAVQNERRFIADAAHELRTPLAVLSAHADLARRAATEEERNTALRRLSAGVSRAARLSEQLLDLARIDAAVASPTLAPLDLAPLLVLVVRDFETLARERHQRIGLRTEDGRIRGDVDQLGILIRNLVDNAVRYAGEGGRIEVMCRRDVRDGVGGIALCVADDGPGVPAAERESIFHRFYRANGGAERGSGIGLSLVARIARTHHATIHVDDGLDGKGLAVTVFFPAV, from the coding sequence GTGAAGGCGCGTTCGCTGCGGTGGCGGCTGACGTGGGTGTCGGTGAAATGCGTGCTGGTGGCCTGGCTGATCTGGCTCGGCTGCCAGGCGTGGCAGCTTTCGCGCGCGCACTACGGCTTCTGGGACGAGTCGCAACGCGAGGTGGCCTCGCAGATCCTGGAGTCGATGCCCGACGGCCTGAAACTGCTGCCCGCCCGCGAGCGCCCCGCGCTGCCGGCCGGCCAGCGCGACCACAAGATGAGCTGGCAGGTGTGGGTGAAGGGCAACAACGTGGTGTATTCCATCGCCGCGCCCGACGAACCGCTCAAGCCCGATTTTCGCGATGGCTTCGCGCGACGCACTATTTCCGGCCAGGTCTGGCACGTCTACAGCCTCACCGATCCACGCCGTGGCCTCACTGTGCAGGTGGGACGTTCCAAGGAGATGATCGCCAACGAAGTGGCGCGCTGGATCGGCCTGAGCCTGCTCGCGGCGGGCCTGATCTTCGTGCTCTTCGTGCTGACGGTGTGGGTGGTGATCGGCCGCTCGCTGCGGCCGGTCGCGGCGTTGCGCGAGGCATTGCGCGCGCGCCAGCCGCTGGATCTCACGCCGCTGCAGGCGCCGGGACTTCCCACCGAATTCAGCCCGCTGGTCGACGCGTTCAACGACCAGCTCACGCGCGTGGACCAGGCGGTGCAGAACGAACGCCGCTTCATCGCCGATGCCGCGCATGAACTGCGCACGCCGCTGGCCGTGCTGAGCGCGCACGCCGACCTCGCCCGCCGTGCCGCGACGGAAGAAGAACGCAACACCGCGCTGCGCCGCCTGAGCGCCGGCGTATCGCGCGCGGCGCGCTTGTCGGAACAGCTGCTCGACCTGGCGCGCATCGACGCGGCCGTCGCCTCGCCCACGCTCGCGCCGCTGGACCTGGCGCCGCTGCTGGTGCTGGTCGTGCGCGATTTCGAAACGCTTGCGCGCGAGCGCCACCAGCGCATCGGCCTGCGCACCGAGGACGGCCGCATCCGTGGCGATGTCGACCAGCTCGGCATCCTGATCCGCAACCTCGTCGACAACGCCGTGCGCTACGCCGGTGAAGGCGGGCGCATCGAAGTGATGTGCCGCCGCGACGTGCGCGATGGCGTTGGCGGCATCGCGCTGTGCGTGGCCGACGACGGCCCGGGGGTTCCCGCGGCGGAGCGCGAGAGCATCTTCCATCGCTTCTATCGGGCCAATGGCGGAGCAGAGCGCGGCAGCGGCATCGGCCTGTCGCTGGTGGCGCGCATCGCCCGCACCCATCACGCGACGATCCATGTCGACGACGGCCTGGACGGCAAGGGCCTGGCGGTCACGGTGTTCTTCCCGGCGGTCTGA
- a CDS encoding response regulator transcription factor yields MNLLLVEDDTMLAEALCAGLRAHGFRVDTAGDAALARTALVEHDFDAVLLDLGLPGSSGLTVLTYLRGRYDATPVIILTARDKLSDRIAGLDAGADDYIVKPFQPDELFARLRAVMRRTQGRVSPVLSFNGVVLDPARREVTRDGTQVALSAHEFRTLLLLMERQGRVVTREQLEEAVYGSSGTIESNTIAVYVHQLRRKLGEQLIVTVHGQGYRINGGASS; encoded by the coding sequence ATGAACCTGCTCCTGGTGGAAGACGACACGATGCTGGCCGAGGCGCTGTGCGCCGGCTTGCGCGCGCACGGCTTCCGTGTCGACACCGCCGGCGACGCCGCGCTCGCGCGCACGGCGCTGGTCGAACACGACTTCGACGCCGTCCTGCTCGACCTGGGTCTGCCTGGCAGTTCCGGCCTGACCGTGCTCACGTATCTGCGCGGCCGCTACGACGCGACGCCGGTGATCATCCTCACCGCGCGCGACAAGCTCAGCGACCGCATCGCCGGCCTCGACGCCGGTGCCGACGACTACATCGTCAAACCCTTCCAGCCCGACGAGCTCTTCGCGCGCCTGCGCGCGGTGATGCGTCGCACGCAGGGGCGCGTCTCGCCCGTGCTGAGCTTCAACGGCGTGGTGCTCGATCCCGCGCGCCGCGAAGTCACGCGCGACGGCACACAGGTCGCGCTGAGCGCGCACGAGTTCCGCACCCTGCTGCTGCTGATGGAGCGCCAGGGCCGCGTGGTCACGCGCGAACAACTGGAGGAAGCGGTGTACGGCAGCTCCGGCACGATCGAGAGCAACACCATCGCCGTCTACGTGCACCAGTTGCGACGCAAGCTCGGCGAGCAGCTGATCGTCACCGTGCACGGCCAGGGCTATCGCATCAACGGAGGAGCGTCGTCGTGA
- the crcB gene encoding fluoride efflux transporter CrcB: MLYSLVAIAVGAAFGAWARWGLSLWLNPLHHAVPMGTLAANLVGGYLIGLAVAGFAQMPQLAPEWRLFVITGLLGGLTTFSTFSAETVDLLQRQDYAWAFGVIALHLLGSLAMTGLGLWTVKVVAS, translated from the coding sequence ATGCTCTACTCGCTGGTCGCCATCGCCGTCGGAGCCGCGTTCGGCGCGTGGGCACGCTGGGGCCTGAGCCTGTGGCTGAATCCGCTGCACCACGCGGTGCCGATGGGCACGTTGGCGGCGAACCTCGTTGGCGGTTACCTCATCGGGCTGGCGGTCGCGGGCTTCGCCCAGATGCCGCAGCTGGCGCCGGAATGGCGGTTGTTCGTCATCACGGGGCTGCTGGGCGGACTGACCACGTTCTCCACGTTCTCCGCCGAAACGGTGGATCTGCTGCAGCGTCAGGACTACGCCTGGGCGTTCGGCGTGATCGCGCTGCACCTGCTGGGGTCGCTGGCGATGACGGGGCTGGGGCTGTGGACGGTGAAAGTCGTGGCGAGCTGA
- a CDS encoding MBL fold metallo-hydrolase, whose product MPRLLLVALMTTGLLASCSTTSPYAASPQFRDGGFRNPVAPKQAGLGQMPRMLWRFLFDKPDDARPEAPPPVKPLTRAQLLAAPDGTLFRLGHSTMLLKLSGGFWLTDPVFSERASPVQWAGPKRFHAPPIAMDQLPPIEGVILSHDHYDHLDRAAVLALAEKTRHFIAPLGVGDLLVEWGVDPAKVQQLDWWQETRIAGVRLVATPAQHFSGRGLLAKNPTLWASWVIEADGLRVFFSGDSGYFDGFRTIGDRFGPFDLTLVECGAYDAMWSGVHMQPEETVQAHLDLRGRRLLPVHNGTFDLALHGWQEPFTRVSASAAQHGVAVTTPGFGEAVDIRNPPAERAWWLPSP is encoded by the coding sequence ATGCCGCGCCTATTGCTGGTTGCACTGATGACCACCGGACTGCTTGCTTCCTGCTCCACCACGTCGCCCTATGCCGCCTCGCCACAGTTCCGTGACGGCGGTTTCCGCAATCCCGTCGCGCCGAAACAGGCGGGGCTCGGGCAGATGCCGCGCATGCTGTGGCGCTTCCTGTTCGACAAGCCCGATGACGCGCGACCCGAAGCGCCGCCGCCGGTGAAGCCGCTCACGCGTGCGCAACTGCTGGCCGCGCCGGACGGAACGCTGTTCCGCTTGGGCCATTCGACGATGCTGTTGAAGTTGTCCGGCGGTTTCTGGCTCACCGATCCGGTGTTTTCCGAGCGCGCATCGCCCGTGCAATGGGCCGGGCCGAAGCGCTTCCACGCGCCGCCGATCGCGATGGACCAGCTGCCGCCGATCGAAGGCGTGATTCTTTCCCACGACCATTACGACCACCTGGACCGAGCGGCCGTGCTGGCCCTGGCGGAGAAGACCCGGCATTTCATCGCGCCGCTGGGCGTGGGCGATCTGCTGGTGGAATGGGGCGTGGACCCGGCCAAGGTGCAGCAGCTGGACTGGTGGCAGGAGACGCGCATCGCCGGCGTGCGCCTGGTCGCTACGCCCGCGCAGCATTTCTCCGGACGCGGCCTGTTGGCGAAGAATCCGACGCTGTGGGCGTCATGGGTGATCGAGGCCGATGGGTTGCGCGTGTTCTTCAGCGGCGACAGCGGCTATTTCGATGGCTTCCGTACGATCGGCGACCGGTTCGGCCCGTTCGACCTCACGCTGGTGGAATGCGGCGCCTACGACGCGATGTGGAGCGGCGTGCACATGCAGCCGGAGGAAACCGTACAGGCGCACCTGGACCTGCGCGGGCGCCGACTGCTGCCGGTGCACAACGGCACCTTCGATCTGGCACTGCACGGCTGGCAGGAACCGTTTACACGGGTCAGCGCGAGTGCTGCGCAACACGGTGTCGCGGTCACAACGCCGGGCTTCGGTGAAGCGGTGGACATCCGCAATCCGCCTGCGGAACGCGCGTGGTGGCTGCCCTCGCCGTAG
- a CDS encoding NIPSNAP family protein, which produces MRLRTTVTEPAMGNAFDAVLEPAWRRQRRLFLQLATMAQTAWLLPFRAAARAVATTGDTSTMITATGQDGRHDFDFLHGRWHIRNERLTQRLAGSGDWEIFHATQLCQPLLGGMGNVDDFVSDWTRPGSDERFIGMTLRLFSPDSKQWSIYWAGNHDGVLDAPMTGAFDTTPQGTRVGTFFGSDEHEGRPVRVRFRWSQASANTAHWQQAFSIDEGATWETNWHMWFRRTDDDGRLLHEDGVIELRQYAMQPARRDELIELFEREFIEPQEAVGMHVIGQFRDLDAQDRFVWLRGFADMPVRAEALEGFYSGPTWKRHREAANATIVDSDDVLLLRPARRDSGFAPNPSPRPALGDARTDDGLIEAGICLLDAPADAGFLARFEEQLAPRLRSAGAELIGVYVTEESANTYPRLPVREGEQALVWFARFADADAHHRYEAALLVDGEWRSGVAQSLLHGLKQPPQRLRLTPTQRSELRA; this is translated from the coding sequence GTGCGATTGCGCACGACTGTAACGGAGCCCGCCATGGGCAACGCCTTCGACGCCGTTCTCGAGCCCGCGTGGCGCCGCCAGCGCCGGCTGTTCCTGCAACTGGCCACGATGGCGCAGACCGCGTGGCTGCTGCCGTTCCGCGCGGCGGCGCGCGCCGTTGCAACCACCGGGGACACCAGCACCATGATCACCGCCACCGGCCAGGACGGCCGGCACGACTTCGACTTCCTCCACGGCCGCTGGCACATCCGCAACGAGCGCCTGACGCAGCGCCTCGCCGGTTCCGGGGACTGGGAGATCTTCCACGCCACGCAGCTGTGCCAGCCGTTGCTCGGCGGCATGGGCAATGTCGACGACTTCGTCAGCGACTGGACGCGCCCCGGCAGCGACGAGCGCTTCATCGGCATGACGCTGCGCTTGTTCAGTCCCGACTCGAAGCAGTGGTCGATCTACTGGGCCGGAAACCACGACGGCGTTCTCGACGCGCCGATGACGGGCGCCTTCGATACCACGCCGCAAGGCACGCGCGTGGGCACGTTCTTTGGTTCCGACGAGCACGAAGGTCGCCCGGTGCGCGTTCGCTTCCGCTGGAGCCAGGCGAGCGCGAATACCGCGCACTGGCAGCAGGCGTTTTCCATCGACGAGGGCGCCACATGGGAGACGAACTGGCACATGTGGTTCCGTCGCACCGACGACGACGGCCGCCTGCTGCACGAGGACGGCGTGATCGAACTGCGCCAGTACGCGATGCAGCCCGCGCGCCGCGACGAGCTGATCGAACTGTTCGAGCGTGAATTCATCGAACCGCAGGAAGCGGTGGGCATGCACGTCATCGGGCAGTTCCGCGACCTCGACGCGCAGGACCGCTTCGTCTGGCTGCGCGGCTTCGCCGACATGCCGGTGCGGGCCGAGGCGCTGGAGGGCTTCTATTCCGGTCCAACCTGGAAGCGCCATCGTGAAGCAGCCAATGCCACCATCGTCGACAGCGACGACGTGCTGCTGCTGCGACCGGCGCGGCGCGATTCCGGCTTCGCGCCGAATCCATCGCCGCGCCCCGCGCTTGGCGACGCCCGCACGGACGATGGTCTGATCGAAGCGGGCATCTGCCTGCTCGATGCACCGGCCGATGCCGGCTTCCTCGCGCGCTTCGAAGAGCAGCTCGCTCCGCGTCTGCGCTCCGCCGGTGCGGAGCTGATCGGTGTGTATGTCACCGAAGAGAGCGCTAACACCTATCCGCGACTGCCGGTGCGCGAAGGCGAACAGGCGCTGGTGTGGTTCGCGCGCTTCGCCGACGCGGACGCGCACCATCGCTACGAAGCCGCGCTGCTGGTCGATGGCGAATGGCGAAGCGGCGTCGCGCAATCGCTGCTGCACGGCTTGAAGCAGCCGCCGCAACGGCTGCGCCTGACGCCGACGCAGCGTTCGGAGCTGCGTGCGTGA
- a CDS encoding response regulator transcription factor: MTAPRIALADDQAIVRAGLRALLERQGITVVFEAADGAQLLEQLEHTHVDVVLSDIRMAGLDGIEALRRLRARGDSTPVLLLTTFDESELLLQATQAGAQGFLLKDAAPEDLRDAIARVAAGETLLQPVSTDPVRARYQYHQQEAPRETFTEREVAILRLLAGGYSNKEIARAMFLAEGTVKNYVSVILEKLGTRDRTRAVLKAITLRVI; encoded by the coding sequence ATGACGGCGCCGCGCATCGCGCTGGCCGACGACCAGGCCATCGTCCGCGCCGGCCTGCGCGCCTTGCTGGAGCGCCAGGGCATCACGGTCGTCTTCGAGGCCGCCGACGGCGCGCAGCTGCTGGAACAGTTGGAACACACGCACGTCGACGTCGTCCTCAGCGACATCCGCATGGCCGGGCTGGATGGCATCGAAGCCCTGCGCCGCCTGCGCGCGCGTGGCGACAGCACGCCCGTGCTGCTGCTCACCACGTTCGACGAAAGCGAGCTGCTGCTGCAGGCGACGCAGGCCGGTGCGCAGGGTTTCCTGCTCAAGGACGCCGCACCGGAAGACCTGCGCGACGCGATCGCCCGCGTGGCCGCCGGCGAGACGCTGCTGCAACCGGTCAGCACCGACCCGGTGCGCGCTCGCTACCAGTACCACCAGCAGGAAGCGCCGCGCGAGACCTTCACCGAGCGCGAAGTGGCGATCCTGCGCCTGCTGGCCGGCGGCTATTCGAACAAGGAGATCGCGCGCGCGATGTTCCTCGCCGAAGGAACGGTGAAGAACTATGTGTCGGTGATCCTGGAGAAGCTCGGCACGCGCGATCGTACGCGCGCGGTGCTCAAGGCGATCACGCTGCGTGTGATCTGA
- a CDS encoding class 1 fructose-bisphosphatase — MTNTPQSISLTRYLIEEQRAGRINADLRLLIEVVARACKTISIAVGKGALGGVLGDAGSAGEASINVQGEAQKKLDVLSNEILLEANAWGGHLAGLASEEMDTSQPIPDVYPRGNYLLLFDPLDGSSNIDVNISVGTIFSVLRAPDGVAQAQDEDFLQPGTAQVAAGYCTYGPSTMLVLTVGNGTHAFTLDREIGSFVMTTRGMRIPEETKEFAVNMSNQRFWEAPMQRYVGDLLAGKEGPRGKDFNMRWVASMVADVHRILTRGGIFSYPLDSKCAAKGGKLRLMYEANPMSLLVEQAGGAASTGRQRMLEVQPTGLHQRVPVFLGSKLEVEAAVRYHAEHDASA, encoded by the coding sequence ATGACGAACACCCCGCAGTCGATTTCCCTCACCCGCTATCTCATCGAAGAGCAGCGTGCCGGCCGCATCAACGCCGACCTGCGCTTGCTGATCGAAGTGGTGGCGCGCGCGTGCAAGACCATCTCCATCGCCGTGGGCAAGGGCGCGCTCGGCGGCGTGCTGGGCGATGCGGGCAGCGCCGGTGAGGCGTCCATCAACGTCCAGGGCGAAGCGCAGAAGAAGCTCGACGTGTTGTCCAACGAGATCCTGCTGGAAGCCAACGCCTGGGGCGGCCACCTTGCCGGCCTGGCGTCGGAGGAGATGGACACCTCGCAGCCGATTCCCGACGTCTATCCGCGCGGCAATTACCTGCTGCTGTTCGATCCCCTGGACGGCAGCTCCAACATCGACGTGAACATTTCCGTCGGCACCATCTTCTCCGTGCTGCGCGCGCCCGATGGCGTGGCCCAGGCGCAGGATGAGGATTTCCTGCAGCCCGGCACGGCGCAGGTTGCCGCGGGCTACTGCACCTACGGGCCGAGCACGATGCTGGTGCTCACCGTCGGCAACGGCACGCACGCCTTCACGCTGGACCGCGAGATCGGCAGCTTCGTGATGACCACGCGCGGCATGCGGATTCCGGAGGAGACGAAGGAGTTCGCCGTGAACATGTCGAACCAGCGTTTCTGGGAAGCGCCGATGCAGCGCTACGTCGGCGACCTGCTCGCCGGCAAGGAAGGCCCGCGCGGCAAGGACTTCAACATGCGCTGGGTGGCCTCGATGGTCGCCGACGTGCACCGCATCCTCACCCGCGGCGGCATCTTCAGCTATCCGCTGGACAGCAAGTGCGCGGCCAAGGGCGGCAAGTTGCGCCTGATGTACGAGGCCAACCCGATGTCGCTGCTGGTCGAACAAGCCGGTGGCGCGGCGAGCACGGGTCGCCAGCGCATGCTGGAAGTGCAGCCGACCGGATTGCACCAGCGCGTGCCGGTGTTCCTGGGCTCGAAGCTCGAAGTCGAAGCCGCGGTGCGTTATCACGCCGAGCACGACGCGTCCGCATGA
- a CDS encoding sigma-54 dependent transcriptional regulator — protein MDGMQESEAAQSDGRELIYVTRGGAGRVLALGGLQQMGWNLRRAPDARTVLRILHSDARKPHAALLDLREGFTQQDLAEFGVALSAGNVGWVAGIDARQLDDGPVRDLIRDYCYDYLTLPCPESVLNTVIGHAHGMASLACERGDATSEAGFDGMIGESPAMRTLCRTLRKAALTEAPVFIAGETGTGKELAAMAVHRHSRRHAHPFVAINCGAIPHSLIQSELFGYERGAFTGAQQRKLGRIEMANSGTLFLDEIGDLPLESQASLLRFLQQGSIERLGGHEQIPVDVRVISATHHDLDRAVAEGRFRADLYHRLCVLRLQQPPLRDRGSDIDRLAEYSLQRYSQEGHRTLKGFAPCARQALHSHTWPGNVRELINRVRQAVVMAEGRLITAADLHIESSLTTPPPTLDEVRDAATRAAIERSLHRNRGRLVDVARELGVSRVTLYRLMQRHGLRAHEPEAPGTIHVA, from the coding sequence ATGGACGGAATGCAGGAATCCGAAGCGGCGCAGTCCGACGGCCGCGAACTGATCTACGTGACCCGTGGCGGTGCCGGACGCGTGCTGGCGCTGGGTGGCCTGCAGCAGATGGGGTGGAACCTCCGGCGCGCGCCCGATGCGCGCACCGTGCTGCGCATCCTGCACAGCGATGCGCGCAAGCCGCATGCGGCGCTGCTCGACCTGCGTGAAGGCTTCACGCAGCAGGACCTGGCCGAGTTCGGCGTGGCGTTGTCGGCCGGCAATGTCGGTTGGGTGGCGGGCATCGACGCACGCCAGCTCGACGATGGGCCCGTTCGCGATCTCATCCGCGACTACTGCTACGACTACCTCACGCTGCCCTGCCCCGAGTCCGTGCTCAACACGGTCATCGGCCACGCACACGGCATGGCCAGCCTCGCCTGCGAGCGCGGCGACGCGACGAGCGAGGCCGGCTTCGACGGCATGATCGGCGAGAGCCCGGCGATGCGTACCTTGTGCCGCACGCTGCGCAAGGCGGCGTTGACGGAAGCGCCGGTGTTCATCGCCGGCGAGACCGGCACGGGCAAGGAACTGGCGGCGATGGCGGTGCACCGGCATTCGCGCCGCCACGCGCATCCGTTCGTCGCGATCAACTGCGGCGCGATTCCCCACAGCCTGATCCAGTCCGAACTGTTCGGTTACGAGCGCGGCGCCTTCACCGGCGCGCAGCAGCGCAAGCTGGGCCGCATCGAGATGGCCAACAGCGGCACGCTCTTCCTGGACGAGATCGGCGATCTTCCGCTGGAAAGCCAGGCGTCACTGTTGCGCTTCCTGCAGCAGGGGAGCATCGAGCGTCTCGGCGGACACGAGCAGATTCCGGTCGATGTGCGCGTCATCTCGGCGACTCACCACGACCTGGACCGCGCGGTCGCCGAAGGCCGCTTCCGCGCCGACCTGTATCACCGCCTGTGCGTGCTGCGCCTGCAGCAGCCGCCGCTTCGCGATCGCGGCAGCGACATCGACCGCCTGGCCGAGTATTCGCTGCAGCGCTATTCGCAGGAAGGCCACCGCACGCTCAAGGGCTTCGCGCCCTGCGCGCGGCAGGCGCTGCACAGCCACACCTGGCCGGGCAACGTGCGCGAGCTGATCAACCGCGTGCGCCAGGCGGTGGTGATGGCGGAAGGGCGCCTCATCACGGCGGCCGATCTGCACATCGAAAGTTCGCTCACGACGCCACCGCCGACACTGGATGAAGTGCGCGACGCGGCCACGCGCGCGGCGATCGAGCGCTCACTGCATCGCAATCGCGGGCGCCTGGTGGACGTGGCGCGCGAGCTGGGCGTGTCGCGCGTGACGCTGTACCGCCTCATGCAGCGCCACGGCCTGCGTGCGCACGAACCCGAGGCGCCGGGGACGATCCACGTCGCATAG